From Pungitius pungitius chromosome 9, fPunPun2.1, whole genome shotgun sequence, one genomic window encodes:
- the pcm1 gene encoding pericentriolar material 1 protein isoform X6 translates to MATGGTPFDDGAEDLHNWTVTNGSLEDRLNNLDWGVQQKKANRSSEKNKKKLSASVVESRLTNDISPESTPGAGRRRARTPHSFPHIKYTTQMSVPDQAELDKLRQRINFTDLDERSIGSDSQGRATAANNQRQLAGENKKPHNFLPLHVNTNKSKAPLPPSSSAPATPAITKETKKQSPGRRDLLTPVAPAKGTPRPGRGGAERGPLGHREYGRREQRIDSSQVVSKLVQIREYISKASSMRDDLVEKNDVPANVERLSHLIDHLKEQERSYLRFLQQMLTREDDEDDVRTLDSAVGSGSLAESTSLNVEVRSSDASTATGTRPETVRADQKEELQNLRKQHELLKKMLEQQEQLRALQGRQEALMAMQDSAEQTLAVIEDTVVTETTGSVSGLSITSELNDELNDLIQRFHNQLHDSQTKAVPDNRRQAESLSLSREVSWSRAPHAVGPPQHRPLLHSASGPHTGLDTGATAANVKLTKLQELQDKKQTMDKILRELHCLRDQTLNNNSCRGLSTRCSVSTGDSSECPSALCSNGASASTPFHPSRTQHQNSSNSTDKLRKLKEVHKRLNELRELVQYYEQTSDMMVDAVNENVKEEDDEEEDEEDETEDGSMFEAMFDSEQENRQPVTNIRNPHCSGNWTDLNSLTNRHSVRSSATNNRDGRLNTQCEINNRSAANVRSLNIPSAIECQYNRDTSFSQVKDEDGLDNEEGAQAVTADSDVSGSSRRSSLGNDNGGFAQKVHRQTAKQKLRQLQELVAMVQSDDTDGTTANEDEALHQQPNNTRAPVLGALGADSKQNPRELALSSKTREKLYEEKLRQQKQELMQLHEERQRLIDIQGKIQDLQWACPDLQSSVSSTVSQQSLLRKVPVAVSTPAPVLASSSSGPQMNSAGLNLTAPEAASPSAADNEQLWSEMRRHQILREELRQRRKHLESLMAEHQRRSGLGDSPRRADDPEGLATPSKSVSRDERTMATWGSPPCHLDDEDDDEDDDDDDDDDEYQSEMGAEEEEEHDECVESSSDDDIHIYPSNRNQCSYSNRKNQGRSDNLKPPPAFAGEGSRDPPLHNKTPAKQKQQHQSFGLDQTGTSQHGATRRQENLRWASELSFAEGSSQWPEQLSQLQKQLDFSTGMCQTLLQDQQTLSYMLQTLLTGQYSALPNNLSSPQVHLVMHQLNQCYTQLAWQQNNVQRIKQVLNDLLRQQQQASCSAAAWQTQKHGSSQESGSGTSASPGAFLPFSSTLHPSTNNMSTAALPQFPPGFNLYPLFPAAMGEFPPGAASQATPDHPKQLDPNTSIKTEYMSFPPPLQRSPLNTTSDRGPSDWPKTSYTNNSVQHVRSKTEPQEPPSSSSTYASRHPRPQEFDRASQDSYSSMPDPADPATITKTFKAGRKASAQANLASRSKAPTSKSRRRRSKGHNKNSEGHESDSVSSTADFVLKRAAVSHQKDQNKSLLDKLTREKLDSKAKLGNKRNDISSDASSDFSLFEALRETIYSEVATLISQNESRPHFLIELFHELQLLNTDYLRQRALYSLQDIVTGHLTEKSAAEDQLPPLGPVVWAAGSQSELTPSESLATSDAEVVEKNLRLTQGTMMMMKKRDDAESVGNDSTMSTSSNLEPFANDDLGNTVIHLDKALVRIREYERMKLKAEFNPCNAGSAAAGGSEVSFAERPSANPADPVQGGAAGDVHCPQIDTQQLDRQIKAIMTEVIPFLKENMDEVCSLQLLTSVRRMVLALTQQNDESKEFVRFFHRQLGGILQDSLSKFVGRTLKDCGEDLLVEISEILFNELAFFRLMQDLDNTNSIALAAKHKNKKKPEQPSSSTRCPKEDTGVGGDKSTPAYTDEDKDQDEAEQEVTLQEQSDMKNSRSSEASEVEEEEEPEEDGRGIPLSISLSKAETQALTNYGSGEDENDDDDEEEEEMEFEAGPVDVQTSLQQVSDRQVEQEETTRSDTQDTEGEERSSDHDGESHLHVVSVCSTAEDPDVTQCQSPEEDGPVGAGAASDRSSRDQDVLRESNTTSSPDTDSPVMINVDEMGSGNTSQKSDEEDFVKVEDLPLQLTVMCEEELQMRIVEEQQNNNLSVEILNGNTGSLTGLVGNAEDLKEPDTVGAQNV, encoded by the exons ATGGCAACCGGAGGGACTCCTTTTGATGATGGCGCAGAAGATCTGCACAACTGGACCGTAACCAATGGCAGTCTGGAGGATAGACTCAACAATCTG GATTGGGGTGTTCAGCAGAAGAAAGCCAACCGATCTtcagagaagaacaagaagaagctgTCAGCTTCGGTGGTGGAGAGCCGGCTGACTAATGATATTTCGCCAGAGTCCACCCCCGGGGCCGGTCGCAGGAGAGCGCGGACTCCTCATTCCTTTCCACACATCAAATACACTACCCAGATGTCTGTCCCAGACCAGGCCGAGCTGGACAAGCTGCGTCAAAGAATTAATTTCACAGACTTGGATGAG AGGAGCATCGGCAGCGACTCCCAGGGACGTGCCACTGCGGCCAACAACCAGCGGCAGTTGGCTGGGGAGAACAAAAAGCCCCACAACTTCCTACCTCTGCATGTGAACACTAACAAAAGCAAGGCgccgctccctccctcctcatctgCACCAGCGACACCCGCGATCACCAAGGAAACTAAGAAACAGAGCCCAGGACGCAGGGATTTGTTAACCCCTGTGGCGCCCGCAAAGGGAACTCCGAGGCCCGGGCGTGGCGGCGCTGAAAGAGGACCTTTAGGACACAGGGAATACGGCAGAAGAGAACAGAGGATAGACAGCAGCCAg GTGGTGAGTAAGCTGGTACAGATCCGCGAGTACATCAGCAAGGCCAGCTCCATGAGGGACGACCTGGTGGAGAAGAACGATGTGCCGGCCAACGTGGAGCGTCTCTCCCATCTCATTGACCACCTCAAGGAGCAGGAGCGGTCCTATTTACGCTTCCTGCAGCAAATGCTG ACGCGGGAGGACGACGAGGATGATGTGAGGACCCTGGATTCTGCAGTGGGCTCCGGTTCACTGGCTGAGAGCACTTCTCTCAACGTGGAGGTCCGTTCTTCAGATGCCTCGACCGCAACG GGCACCAGACCAGAAACGGTGCGAGCCGACCAGAAAGAAGAGCTGCAGAATCTGCGTAAGCAGCACGAGCTGCTGAAGAAGatgctggagcagcaggagcagctccGAGCGCTGCAGGGTCGACAGGAAGCACTAATGGCCATGCAGGACAGTGCTGAGCAGACCCTTGCTGTGATTGAAGACACTG TTGTCACAGAAACCACAGGCAGTGTTTCAGGCTTGAGCATCACCTCCGAACTGAATGATGAGTTGAATGATTTGATCCAGCGGTTTCACAACCAGCTGCATGATTCTCAG ACTAAAGCGGTGCCAGACAACCGCCGCCAGGCAGAGAGCCTTTCCCTCTCTAGAGAAGTGAGCTGGTCTAGGGCTCCCCATGCTGTTGGTCCACCTCAACACAGGCCTCTCCTCCACTCTGCATCCGGGCCCCACACGGGTCTAGACACGGGGGCCACAGCTGCCAATGTCAAACTCACAAAGCTTCAGGAGCTCCAAGACAAGAAGCAAACCATGGACAAGATCCTGCGGGAGCTGCATTGCCTCAGAGACCAGACCCTTAACAACAACTCGT GTCGTGGCTTGTCAACACGTTGCAGTGTGAGTACGGGAGATTCTTCAGAATGCCCATCTGCTCTCTGCTCTAATGGGGCATCAGCTTCCACTCCCTTTCATCCTTCACGCACTCAACACCAGAACAGCTCCAATTCCACGGACAAGCTCAG AAAGCTGAAAGAGGTCCACAAGCGTTTGAATGAGCTACGGGAATTGGTTCAGTACTACGAGCAAACCTCTGATATGATGGTGGATGCGGTCAATGAGAATGTCAAagaggaggatgacgaggaagaggatgaggaagatgagACCGAGGACGGTTCGATGTTTGAGGCCATGTTTGACTCAGAGCAGGAGAACCGCCAGCCTGTAACCAACATCAG AAACCCACATTGCAGTGGTAACTGGACCGATTTGAACAGCCTAACCAACAGGCACAGTGTGAGGAGCAGTGCCACCAACAACCGCGATGGGAGACTCAACACGCAGTGTGAAATCAACAACCGGTCTGCAGCCAACGTCCGCAGCCTCAACATCCCCTCGGCCATAG AGTGCCAGTACAACAGGGACACGTCCTTTAGTCAGGTGAAGGATGAAGACGGCCTGGACAACGAGGAAGGGGCACAGGCCGTGACTGCAGACAGTGACGTATCTGGATCCAGCCGAAGGAGCAGTCTGGGAAACGACAACGGCGGCTTTGCCCAGAAGGTTCACCGGCAAACAGCGAAGCAGAAACTCCGGCAGCTCCAGGAGCTGGTGGCCATGGTCCAG AGTGACGACACTGATGGCACGACAGCCAATGAGGACGAAGCTCTACACCAACAGCCAAATAATACCAGAGCTCCCGTGCTGGGAGCTTTGGGGGCCGACTCCAAACAGAATCCCAGAGAACTCGCACTCTCCAGCAAAACCAG GGAGAAGTTGTATGAGGAGAAGCTGCGTCAGCAGAAGCAGGAGCTCATGCAGCTCCACGAGGAGCGTCAGAGGCTCATTGACATCCAAGGAAAGATTCAGGATCTGCAGTGGGCTTGCCCTGACCTCCAg TCATCTGTGTCCAGCACAGTGAGTCAGCAGAGCTTGCTGAGAAAGGTTCCAGTTGCGGTTTCCACTCCGGCTCCTGTCCTGGCTTCCTCATCCTCTGGACCCCAAATGAACTCTGCCGGGTTGAACCTCACTGCTCCGGAAGCCGCTTCTCCTTCAGCCGCTGACAACGAG CAGCTGTGGTCGGAGATGCGTCGCCACCAGATCTTGCGGGAAGAACTGCGTCAGCGCAGAAAGCACCTCGAGTCCCTGATGGCTGAACACCAGAGGCGTAGTGGTCTCGGTGACTCTCCGAGGCGGGCTGATGACCCAGAAGGGCTTGCTACACCCTCAAAGTCCGTCAGTAGGGATGAAAG GACAATGGCAACCTGGGGTTCCCCTCCCTGCCAccttgatgatgaagatgacgacgaagatgacgatgatgatgatgatgatgatgaatatcAATCTGAGAtgggtgcagaggaggaagaggagcacgATGAATGTGTAGAAAGCAGCTCTGATGACGACATCCACATCTACCCCTCCAACAGGAACCAGTGCTCCTACAGTAACCGGAAGAATCAAGGAAGGTCTGA caaCCTGAAGCCTCCACCAGCCTTTGCAGGTGAAGGCAGCAGGGATCCACCTCTCCATAACAAAACTCCGGCCAAGCAGAAGCAGCAACACCAGTCTTTTGGTTTGGACCAGACCGGGACGAGCCAGCACGGAGCGACGCGCCGACAAGAGAACCTGCGCTGGGCCTCCGAGCTGTCCTTCGCCGAGGGCTCCTCTCAGTGGCCGGAACAGTTGAGCCAGCTGCAGAAACAGCTGGACTTCAGCACCGGCATGTGTCAGACACTCCTGCAGGACCAGCAG ACACTCTCCTACATGTTGCAAACCCTGCTGACCGGTCAGTACAGTGCGTTACCCAACAACCTGTCATCACCACAGGTCCACCTGGTCATGCACCAGCTCAACCAGTGTTACACCCAGCTGGCTTGGCAGCAAAACAACGTACAaag AATCAAGCAGGTGCTCAATGACCTCCttcgccagcagcagcaggcttcCTGTTCAGCGGCTGCTTGGCAGACACAGAAGCACGGCTCGTCCCAGGAATCCGGATCCGGCACCTCAGCCTCCCCTGGTGCTTTCCTCCCCTTCTCTTCTACCCTGCATCCCTCAACCAACAACATGTCAACTGCTGCCTTACCCCAATTCCCTCCTG GCTTTAATTTATATCCACTCTTCCCTGCTGCCATGGGCGAGTTCCCTCCGGGTGCAGCAAGTCAAGCAACCCCCGACCACCCGAAGCAGTTGGACCCCAACACCTCAATTAAAACCGAGTACATGAGTTTCCCTCCTCCACTGCAACGCTCTCCACTTAACACCACCTCAGACAGAGG GCCATCTGACTGGCCTAAAACCTCGTATACCAACAACTCCGTCCAGCATGTCCGTTCCAAAACGGAGCCCCAggagcctccctcctcctcctccacttacGCCAGCCGCCACCCCAGACCTCAAGAATTTGACAGGGCATCGCAGGACAGCTACAGCAGCATGCCCGACCCCGCTGATCCCGCCACCATCACAAAGACCTTCAAGGCCGGCCGCAAGGCCTCCGCACAAGCCAACCTGGCCTCGCGCAGCAAGGCGCCCACTTCCAAGAGCCGGCGCCGGAGGAGCAAAGGCCACAACAAGAACAGCGAAG GCCATGAGAGTGACAGCGTTAGCAGCACTGCAGACTTTGTCCTGAAGAGGGCAGCCGTGTCCCATCAGAAGGACCAGAACAAGAGTCTGTTGGACAAGCTGACTCGAGAGAAGCTTGACAGCAAAGCGAAGCTTGGAAACAAACGGAACGACATCTCTTCTG ATGCGAGCAGCGACTTCTCCCTGTTCGAGGCACTGAGGGAGACCATCTACTCTGAGGTGGCTACTTTGATATCCCAGAATGAGTCCCGCCCCCACTTTCTAATCGAGCTCTTCCACGAGCTGCAATTGCTCAACACGGACTACCTGCGGCAAAGGGCACTTTATTCCCTGCAG GATATTGTGACCGGACACCTGACAGAGAAGAGTGCAGCTGAGGACCAGTTGCCCCCCCTCGGCCCTGTGGTGTGGGCTGCTGGCTCTCAGTCTGAGCTCACTCCCAGCGAGAGTTTGGCAACCAGCGATGCA GAAGTCGTGGAGAAAAACCTGAGGCTCACACAGggcacgatgatgatgatgaagaagagggatgaTGCAGAATCTGTGGGAAACGACAGCACTATGTCAACCTCCTCCAACCTGGAGCCGTTTGCAAACGATGACCTGG GCAACACGGTGATTCATTTAGACAAGGCTCTGGTCAGGATTAGGGAGTATGAGCGCATGAAGCTTAAAGCCGAGTTTAACCCCTGCAACGCCGGCTCTGCAGCTGCAGGTGGCTCTGAGGTTTCTTTTGCTGAACGTCCTTCCGCTAACCCCGCTGACCCAGTGCAAG GAGGTGCCGCTGGTGATGTGCACTGTCCTCAGATTGACACCCAGCAGTTGGACCGCCAGATTAAAGCCATAATGACAGAAGTCATTCCCTTCCTGAAG GAGAACATGGATGAGGTGTGCTCCCTCCAGCTGTTGACGTCTGTGCGGCGCATGGTGCTCGCTCTCACCCAACAGAACGACGAAAGCAAGGAGTTTGTGCGCTTTTTCCACCGCCAGTTGGGAGGCATACTGCAG GACTCTCTTTCTAAATTCGTGGGCCGTACTCTAAAGGACTGCGGGGAGGACCTTCTGGTGGAGATCTCTGAGATCCTCTTCAATGAACTCGCCTTCTTCAGGCTCATGCAGGATTTGGACAACACAAACAGCATTGCCTTGGCAGccaaacacaaaaataagaaGAAGCCTGAGCAACCCAGTAGCTCGACACGCTGCCCGAAG GAAGATACAGGAGTGGGTGGTGATAAATCCACTCCAGCCTACACAGATGAAGACAAG GACCAAGATGAAGCTGAGCAGGAAGTTACCCTCCAGGAGCAATCCGACATGAAGaacagcaggagcagtgaggcttcggaggtggaggaggaagaagagcctgAAGAAGATGGACGGGGAATCCCTCTGTCAATCA GTCTGTCTAAAGCGGAGACTCAGGCCCTGACAAACTACGGCAGTGGAGAAGATGAgaatgatgacgacgatgaggaggaggaggaaatggagtTTGAAGCTGGACCTGTTGATGTCCAAACATCCTTGCAGCAGGTTTCCGATCGACAGGTGGAGCAGGAG GAGACGACACGCAGCGACACCCAGGACACCGAAGGTGAAGAGAGGAGCTCGGATCATGACGGTG aatcccACCTGCacgttgtgagtgtgtgctccACAGCAGAAGACCCCGACGTGACCCAGTGCCAGAGTCCGGAAGAGGACGGACCCGTCGGGGCGGGTGCTGCCTCAGACAGAAGCTCCCGTGACCAGGATGTCCTCAGGGAGTCGAACACCACGAGCAGCCCTGACACAGACTCACCCGTCATGATCAACGTAGAT GAGATGGGCTCCGGTAACACCAGCCAGAAATCGGATGAGGAAGACTTTGTGAAGGTGGAGGATTTGCCATTGCAGCTTACAGTCATGTGTGAG GAGGAACTACAGATGAGAAtagtggaggagcagcagaataACAACCTGTCTGTAGAGATCCTCAATGGAAACACTGGATCGCTGACTGGGCTGGTGGGGAATGCAGAGGACCTGAAGGAACCAG acactgTTGGTGCCCAGAATgtataa